A single region of the Salipaludibacillus sp. LMS25 genome encodes:
- the thpD gene encoding ectoine hydroxylase yields MVQDLYPSRLNEKASIFERKDPVIHNEKAYEEGPLSRKELNFYDQNGYIMLEKFFDDDQLNMMKQELQYTMDQNRHRHSDEVIKEPSSNDIRSIFEVHKDGGFFEKLSQNERLVKICEQILGSQVYINQSRINFKPGFKGKEFYWHSDFETWHMEDGMPRMRALSCSIILTDNYEYNGPLMLIPGSHKWYVSTSGETPEENYKSSLQKQEVGVPDNKSMEWLVKQAGGQIDRATGPAGSVLLFECNTMHGSAGNISPYPRSNVFFVYNSIKNKLEKPFGGTEPRPEFLANRDNVKPIEPAKSLNYSRKY; encoded by the coding sequence ATGGTACAAGATTTATATCCATCTAGATTAAATGAGAAGGCATCTATTTTTGAAAGGAAAGACCCTGTTATCCATAACGAAAAAGCGTATGAGGAAGGCCCTTTATCGCGAAAAGAGTTGAACTTTTACGACCAAAATGGCTATATTATGTTGGAAAAATTCTTTGATGATGACCAGCTAAATATGATGAAGCAAGAGCTTCAGTATACGATGGACCAAAACCGTCATCGCCACTCTGATGAGGTGATAAAAGAACCGAGCAGTAATGACATTCGTTCCATATTTGAGGTTCATAAAGACGGAGGTTTTTTTGAAAAGCTCTCTCAAAATGAACGGCTCGTTAAAATTTGTGAGCAGATTCTTGGCAGTCAAGTGTATATTAACCAATCGCGAATAAATTTCAAGCCAGGCTTTAAAGGAAAAGAGTTTTATTGGCATTCAGACTTTGAAACATGGCATATGGAAGATGGGATGCCACGCATGCGAGCATTAAGTTGCTCCATCATTTTAACAGATAATTATGAGTATAACGGGCCACTTATGCTTATACCTGGTTCCCATAAGTGGTATGTTTCCACATCAGGAGAAACACCTGAAGAGAATTATAAATCGTCATTGCAAAAACAAGAAGTAGGGGTTCCAGACAATAAAAGTATGGAATGGCTCGTTAAACAGGCTGGCGGTCAAATCGATCGTGCTACTGGCCCTGCAGGCTCCGTCTTATTATTTGAATGTAATACGATGCACGGGTCTGCCGGCAATATTTCACCGTATCCACGGAGTAACGTCTTCTTCGTCTATAACTCTATTAAAAATAAGCTTGAAAAGCCGTTCGGTGGTACGGAACCTCGTCCTGAATTTTTAGCTAATAGGGATAATGTGAAACCAATTGAACCAGCCAAAAGTTTAAACTATTCACGTAAATATTAA